The genomic window GCGTGGCATTGGCGGGTGTGAATTGGCTCGGGCCGCGCGCGATCGAAGCGGCCGATGTCGCCGTGAAGATCCGCTCCACCACCTCGCCCAAGCAAGCGCATCTCGAACGCGGGGAAGGGGACAAGGCTGAGCTTGTTCTGGCTGAGCCGGAGTACGGTGTCGCCGCCGGCCAAGCCGCCGTGTTCTATGACGGTCACCGCGTGCTCGGTGGCGGCTGGATTCAGCGCAAGCAAAAGTAAAAAACGACGACTTTTCAAAATATTAAGGGCGTTACAATCTATATTGAGAATGCTAGTGCGAATCATTTGCATTTAAGATTCGCCGGTGCTATTTCACCCCCATGCGTCGCAGCAACTCGACTGCCCCCGTTGCCGCGCCCGCCGATACGCCGCCCGACGCCGAACTTACGGTCGACAGCCGCGAATTATTGGCGGGGCGGTCCGAAGTGAAGATCGTCCATGCCGGATCGATCTATCGGCTGAAGGTAACGGGTGCGGGAAAGCTGCTACTGACCAAGTGACCTAAACAATCTTCGACCCAGCCAGCCAGCCAAGCGGGGCGTAATGCTCCGGACAAGCCAGCCAGCAACGGTCTCCAAGTTCAAGGAGTCCGCCTATCATGTTGGCACGCCGTCCGGCGCTGAGCTGCGCCATCCCCGCTTTGCTCGTCTTCACCGCCGTCGCCCATGCGCAAACGGCGCCGGTCACGGCGCTCGACGCCGTCACCACCTCCGCCACGCGCACCGAAAAGGTCGCGGGCGACGTCGCGGGTTCCGTCTCGGTCGTCGACCGCGAGGAGATCGAGCGCCGCCAGCCGCAAAGCATCGACGATCTGGTCAAGGATATGCCCGGCGTCGAAACCAACGGCGTGCCGCGCAACACCGTGCGCCAGTTCACCGTGCGCGGTCTGTCGGACGAGCGCGTGGTGCTGCGCGTCGATGGCGTGCGCAACAATTTCAACGCCGGCCATCGCGGCCGCGTGTTCCTCGAACCCGATCTGCTGAAGAGCATGGACGTCTCGCGCGGCCCCGGCGCGCTGCTGTTCGGTTCGGGGGCGCTGGGCGGTGCGGTCAATATGCGCACGGTCGACGCCGAGGACATTCTGAAGCCCGGCGCCAATTTCGGCGGCCGCGCGCGCGTCGGCTACCAGACGAACAATTCCTCGCGCCTTGCAAGTCTGACCGGCGCTACCCGCGGCTACGGCGGCGAGATCGTCGGCAACGTCACGCGCCGCGGCAACGGCAACTACACGGACGGGCGCGGTATCGACATTCCCTATTCGGGCGACGAGGTGTGGAGCGGGCTGCTGAAGGGCGGCTACGACGTGGGCAACGGCCACAAGATCGGCATTTCCACGCTGCTCTACGCCGACGACCACACGATTCCGCGCGACGCCAATCTCGGCAACGCGACGACGACCAGCACGATCGTCGACCGCGACACGAAGCAGCGCAGCTTCTCGGTCAATTGGGCCTACGCGGCACCCTCGACGCCGCTGGTCGACCTGAAGACCGTCGTCTATCGCAACGAAGTCGATATCTACGAAAAGCGCGTCCTGCCCGCGACGGCGATCGAAAAGGACGACACCGATCTGCGCACCAACGGCTTCGACATCCAGAACACGTCGCGCTTCTCGCTGTTCGGCGCCGAGAAGAACGCGCTGACGATCGGCGTGGACGGTTATCGCGACGAGCAGTCGAGCCGGCGCAACGGCGCGCGCCGCACCGAATATCCCAACGCCGATCAAACCGTGTTCGGCACGTTCCTCCAGAACGAGATCGAGATCGGCAAGGTTACGATCGTGCCGGGCGTGCGCTACGACCGGTTCGAGCAATCTTCCTTCGGCAATCCGACGCAAAAAAGCGACGAGCGCGTGTCGCCCAAGGCGTCGGTCGCCTATCAGGTCACGCCATGGGCGGCACCCTACGTGTCCTACGCCGAAGC from Alphaproteobacteria bacterium includes these protein-coding regions:
- a CDS encoding hemin uptake protein HemP — encoded protein: MRRSNSTAPVAAPADTPPDAELTVDSRELLAGRSEVKIVHAGSIYRLKVTGAGKLLLTK
- a CDS encoding TonB-dependent hemoglobin/transferrin/lactoferrin family receptor; this translates as MLARRPALSCAIPALLVFTAVAHAQTAPVTALDAVTTSATRTEKVAGDVAGSVSVVDREEIERRQPQSIDDLVKDMPGVETNGVPRNTVRQFTVRGLSDERVVLRVDGVRNNFNAGHRGRVFLEPDLLKSMDVSRGPGALLFGSGALGGAVNMRTVDAEDILKPGANFGGRARVGYQTNNSSRLASLTGATRGYGGEIVGNVTRRGNGNYTDGRGIDIPYSGDEVWSGLLKGGYDVGNGHKIGISTLLYADDHTIPRDANLGNATTTSTIVDRDTKQRSFSVNWAYAAPSTPLVDLKTVVYRNEVDIYEKRVLPATAIEKDDTDLRTNGFDIQNTSRFSLFGAEKNALTIGVDGYRDEQSSRRNGARRTEYPNADQTVFGTFLQNEIEIGKVTIVPGVRYDRFEQSSFGNPTQKSDERVSPKASVAYQVTPWAAPYVSYAEAFRVPSLTERYVSGQHFPGNNFVPNPNLKPETSFNKEGGVNFRFSDVFAARDRLRVRAAYFVNDLEDYIQQVVGSTTTTTTNVREARIQGFEGEARYDSGRWFGTVGTSILRGENRVTKLPLTDTPADKVTLGLGHRWLEWGLTLGGRVTASARQDRVSGTQPVTGGYAVWDLYASWTPEDTFLRDFTIDAGVDNVFNKVYRRSNWNSATPAAFYETGRNAKLALTYKF